One genomic segment of Mesoterricola silvestris includes these proteins:
- a CDS encoding alpha-ketoacid dehydrogenase subunit alpha/beta — MIETKAEKAGPRAQVAEGPDAATLKGWYRTMHMGRVLDDKAPNYLKQAIGWSYHAPCAGHDGIQLALGLTFRAGQDYLFPYYRDLLTCLAGGLTPLEIILNGISKAADPSSGGRHMSNHFGKPEIHIQNVSSCTGNHTQHAVGLARAVKTYGRDAVVFSSQGESSVSEGYVYEAINGASLEKLPVVFVFQDNGYGISVPKSDQTANEHVCDNFSGFPNLLILKCDGKDPLDSMRALGEAVAFAKSGKGAAIIQADCVRIGSHSNSDKHELYRSPEELAAARAQDPLPRFRRHCLEHGVTEAELAEIEKANLETYNAASDQAITSPDPDPAAIFEHLVPEPWVTPLFPAGTHNEDGPKETMLHAINQTLKEEFRANPDTYIWGQDVANKEKGGIFNITKGMQQEFGRTRVFNGPIAEDFITGTANGFSRLDDKIRVVVEGAEFADYFWPATEQLIEISHESWRSMGKQVPNITIRLASGGYIGGGLYHSQNIEGFLTTIPGIRVVVPAFADDAAGLLRTCIRSRGVSLFLEPKFLYNAAQSKAHIPADFAVPFGKARVRREGTDLTVLAYGTPVHFALEAAHKLEAEGRSVEVVDLRSLNPLDTETIFASVKKTHRAIVVHEDKVFGGFGGEVAAQVSEQCFPWLDAPVGRVGSTFTPVGFNRILERAVLPNTEKVLAGMRKVLEF, encoded by the coding sequence ATGATCGAAACCAAGGCTGAAAAGGCGGGCCCGCGGGCCCAGGTGGCAGAAGGACCGGACGCGGCGACCCTGAAGGGCTGGTACCGCACCATGCACATGGGGCGGGTCCTGGACGACAAGGCGCCCAATTACCTGAAGCAGGCCATCGGCTGGTCCTACCACGCCCCCTGCGCGGGCCACGACGGCATCCAGCTGGCCCTGGGGCTCACCTTCCGGGCGGGGCAGGACTACCTCTTCCCCTACTACCGCGACCTGCTCACCTGCCTCGCGGGCGGCCTCACGCCCCTGGAGATCATCCTCAACGGCATCTCCAAGGCCGCGGACCCCTCCAGCGGCGGGCGCCACATGTCCAACCACTTCGGCAAGCCCGAGATCCACATCCAGAACGTCTCCAGCTGCACCGGCAACCACACCCAGCACGCGGTGGGCCTGGCCCGGGCGGTGAAGACCTACGGCCGGGACGCCGTGGTGTTCAGCAGCCAGGGCGAATCCAGCGTCTCCGAGGGCTACGTGTACGAGGCCATCAACGGGGCCAGCCTGGAGAAGCTGCCGGTGGTCTTCGTGTTCCAGGACAACGGCTACGGCATTTCCGTGCCCAAGTCGGACCAGACCGCCAACGAGCACGTGTGCGACAACTTCAGCGGGTTCCCCAATCTGCTCATCCTCAAGTGCGACGGCAAGGATCCCCTGGATTCCATGCGGGCCCTGGGGGAGGCCGTGGCCTTCGCCAAGTCCGGCAAGGGCGCCGCCATCATCCAGGCCGACTGCGTGCGCATCGGGAGCCACTCCAACAGCGACAAGCACGAGCTCTACCGCTCCCCGGAGGAGCTGGCCGCGGCCCGGGCCCAGGACCCGCTCCCGCGCTTCCGGCGCCACTGCCTGGAGCACGGCGTGACCGAGGCGGAGCTGGCCGAGATCGAGAAGGCCAACCTGGAGACCTACAACGCGGCCTCCGACCAGGCCATCACCTCCCCGGACCCCGACCCCGCGGCCATCTTCGAGCACCTGGTGCCCGAGCCCTGGGTGACGCCCCTGTTCCCCGCGGGCACCCACAACGAGGACGGCCCCAAGGAGACCATGCTCCATGCCATCAACCAGACCCTGAAGGAGGAGTTCCGGGCCAACCCCGACACCTACATCTGGGGCCAGGACGTGGCCAACAAGGAGAAGGGCGGCATCTTCAACATCACCAAGGGGATGCAGCAGGAGTTCGGGCGCACCCGGGTCTTCAACGGGCCCATCGCCGAGGACTTCATCACGGGCACCGCCAACGGCTTCTCCCGCCTGGACGACAAGATCCGCGTGGTGGTGGAAGGCGCGGAGTTCGCCGACTACTTCTGGCCCGCCACCGAGCAGCTCATCGAGATCTCCCACGAGTCCTGGCGCAGCATGGGCAAGCAGGTGCCCAACATCACCATCCGCCTGGCCTCCGGCGGCTACATCGGCGGCGGCCTCTACCACAGCCAGAACATCGAGGGCTTCCTCACCACCATCCCGGGCATCCGCGTGGTGGTGCCGGCCTTCGCCGACGACGCCGCGGGCCTGCTGCGCACCTGCATCCGGAGCCGGGGCGTGAGCCTCTTCCTGGAGCCCAAGTTCCTCTACAACGCCGCCCAGAGCAAGGCCCACATCCCCGCCGACTTCGCCGTGCCCTTCGGCAAGGCCCGGGTGCGCCGGGAGGGCACCGACCTCACGGTGCTCGCCTACGGCACCCCCGTGCACTTCGCCCTGGAGGCCGCCCACAAGCTGGAGGCCGAGGGCCGCAGCGTGGAGGTGGTGGACCTGCGGAGCCTCAACCCCCTGGACACCGAGACCATTTTCGCCAGCGTGAAGAAGACCCACCGCGCCATCGTCGTGCACGAGGACAAGGTCTTCGGCGGCTTCGGCGGCGAGGTGGCCGCCCAGGTCTCCGAGCAGTGCTTCCCCTGGCTGGACGCGCCGGTGGGCCGCGTGGGCTCGACCTTCACGCCCGTGGGCTTCAACCGCATCCTGGAGAGAGCGGTCCTCCCCAACACCGAGAAGGTGCTGGCGGGGATGAGGAAAGTGCTGGAGTTCTAG
- a CDS encoding NifU family protein produces the protein MPKVVNIEPTPNPDALKFIVQRPILRSGTRSFRDFGAAVGDPLASSLFALGRITSVFYMDRFVTVNKAPDDEWSGLIDPICEAIEDLEMEAVDGNAPAPGSSLADDEKLDRINKLLDERIRPGLAGDGGGVEVISFEENTLQISYHGACGSCPSSGGGTLRYIEGLLQDEVDPQIRVISY, from the coding sequence ATGCCCAAGGTCGTCAACATCGAACCCACTCCCAATCCCGATGCGCTGAAGTTCATCGTGCAGCGGCCCATCCTCCGCTCGGGGACGCGCTCCTTCCGGGACTTCGGGGCCGCGGTGGGGGATCCCCTCGCCTCCAGCCTCTTCGCCCTGGGCCGCATCACCTCCGTCTTCTACATGGACCGCTTCGTCACCGTGAACAAGGCGCCCGACGACGAATGGAGCGGCCTCATCGATCCCATCTGCGAGGCCATCGAGGACCTGGAGATGGAGGCGGTGGACGGCAACGCCCCGGCCCCGGGCAGCTCCCTGGCGGACGACGAGAAGCTGGACCGCATCAACAAGCTCCTGGACGAGCGCATCCGGCCCGGCCTCGCCGGGGACGGCGGCGGCGTGGAAGTCATCTCCTTCGAGGAGAACACCCTGCAGATCAGCTACCACGGAGCCTGCGGCTCCTGCCCCAGCTCCGGCGGGGGGACCCTGCGGTACATCGAGGGGCTCCTGCAGGACGAAGTGGACCCCCAGATCCGGGTCATTAGTTATTGA
- a CDS encoding inositol monophosphatase family protein, translating to MLEAEREACIAAAQAGGRLLLTYFRKLDPSTISEKSKNDLVSEADRASEAAIQKLLADRFPGHGFLGEETGLTGPVEGPVWIADPLDGTLNFIQGLPHWCVSVALWDPQGPLAGCIYDPLREDLFVAVRGGGATWNGKPMRVSAQPGLTGAFLATGFAWQLGDRFEIFARTLPAIFHRAKAIRRGGSAALDLAHTACGIYDGYYEMGLRKWDFAAGVLLLQEAGGTITDWQGGGTWVETGDVVTGNPPVQKDLLAALGA from the coding sequence ATGCTCGAAGCCGAACGTGAAGCCTGTATAGCCGCCGCCCAGGCAGGTGGAAGACTCCTCCTGACCTATTTTCGTAAGTTGGATCCCAGCACCATTTCCGAAAAGTCGAAGAACGACCTGGTGAGCGAAGCCGACCGTGCAAGCGAAGCGGCCATCCAGAAACTGCTGGCCGATCGCTTCCCCGGCCATGGCTTCCTGGGGGAGGAGACCGGCCTCACCGGCCCCGTGGAGGGCCCCGTCTGGATCGCCGACCCCCTGGACGGCACCCTCAATTTCATCCAGGGCCTGCCCCACTGGTGCGTCTCCGTGGCCCTGTGGGACCCCCAGGGTCCCCTGGCGGGCTGCATCTACGATCCGCTCCGGGAGGACCTCTTCGTGGCGGTGCGGGGCGGGGGCGCCACCTGGAACGGCAAGCCCATGCGGGTCTCCGCCCAGCCGGGCCTTACCGGGGCCTTCCTGGCCACCGGCTTCGCCTGGCAGCTGGGGGACCGCTTCGAGATCTTCGCCCGCACCCTGCCGGCCATCTTCCACCGGGCCAAGGCCATCCGCCGGGGCGGCTCCGCAGCCCTGGACCTGGCCCACACCGCCTGCGGCATCTACGACGGGTACTACGAGATGGGCCTGCGCAAGTGGGACTTCGCGGCCGGGGTCTTGCTGCTCCAGGAGGCGGGCGGCACGATCACCGACTGGCAGGGCGGCGGCACCTGGGTGGAGACGGGGGACGTGGTCACCGGCAATCCCCCCGTGCAGAAGGACCTCCTCGCGGCACTGGGAGCCTGA
- a CDS encoding OPT family oligopeptide transporter — protein MSDANESTAIKGLPENYRRVLEPGEEYVPLVPQDGVLEVTGRSVLYGMLFCAIFSMAAAYLALRVGQGIEAAIPISILAIGISRFYLRRSTILENVIITSIGANSGHVVAGAVFTIPALYMLAAVPGSNVPYPQLWQVVVVSFLGGCLGILFLIPLRHNFMVDNHGVFPWPEATATAEILASGESVGNQAKILAGSAALGMLYDGASSMFRAMSETITLRHAYVGAKLREQFMAFNMLNSAATMSIGYIIGLRYSAVIAAGSILSTFVLVPMIHAIGQHVPAALPPGLVPIAQMSPELIFKNYVRIMGIGAIAGAGIMGVLAGMPAMIKSIGKNLAGLRSTEKAEASKIVPRPARTLPNSFVGMGLLIFCLCAFLFFSFGVGMKGAFFAAFVGTLVVMVIAFLFAPVAARAIATIGTNPISGMTMLTLIITGLVMLKLGFGGGVGMFITLMVGGVVCTALSASGAFATDLKIGHWIGATPARQMWLKFLGTLVAAVFTGLAMWIMSRQGFGTAAVPAPQASAMREILDGIFGTTAMPLRWFLFSLGVVLSLVLRMVELPALGFALGMYLPIEVNTPLLLGGVISWIVNRKGAADTDATVKARENRGILVASGLMAGGGIVGVIASAFKIKWPEGFPLLSQASVEGALGEWLAIAAMTALCVFVVVYSRAAKPAAE, from the coding sequence ATGTCCGATGCCAACGAATCCACAGCCATCAAGGGGCTGCCGGAGAACTACCGGCGAGTCCTGGAGCCTGGGGAGGAGTACGTGCCCCTGGTGCCCCAGGACGGGGTGCTGGAGGTCACGGGGCGGTCCGTGCTCTACGGGATGCTCTTCTGCGCCATCTTCTCCATGGCCGCGGCCTACCTGGCGCTGCGGGTGGGGCAGGGCATCGAGGCCGCCATTCCCATCAGCATCCTGGCCATCGGCATCTCCCGGTTCTACCTGCGCCGCAGCACCATCCTCGAGAACGTGATCATCACCAGCATCGGCGCCAACTCCGGCCACGTGGTGGCGGGCGCGGTGTTCACGATCCCCGCCCTCTACATGCTCGCGGCCGTCCCCGGGTCCAACGTGCCCTACCCGCAGCTGTGGCAGGTAGTGGTGGTGTCCTTCCTGGGCGGGTGCCTGGGCATCCTCTTCCTCATCCCCCTGCGCCACAACTTCATGGTGGACAACCACGGCGTCTTCCCCTGGCCCGAGGCCACCGCCACCGCCGAGATCCTCGCCAGCGGCGAAAGCGTGGGGAACCAGGCCAAGATCCTGGCCGGGTCCGCGGCGCTGGGCATGCTCTACGACGGGGCTTCGTCCATGTTCCGGGCCATGTCCGAGACCATCACCCTGCGCCACGCCTACGTGGGCGCCAAGCTGCGCGAGCAGTTCATGGCCTTCAACATGCTCAACAGCGCGGCCACCATGTCCATCGGCTACATCATCGGCCTGCGCTATTCGGCCGTCATCGCCGCGGGCAGCATCCTTTCCACCTTCGTGCTGGTGCCCATGATCCACGCCATCGGCCAGCACGTCCCCGCGGCCCTGCCCCCGGGCCTGGTGCCCATCGCCCAGATGTCGCCCGAGCTCATCTTCAAGAACTACGTGCGCATCATGGGCATCGGCGCCATCGCCGGCGCCGGCATCATGGGCGTCCTGGCCGGCATGCCCGCCATGATCAAGTCCATCGGCAAGAACCTCGCCGGCCTGCGCAGCACCGAGAAGGCCGAAGCCTCGAAGATCGTCCCCCGTCCCGCGCGCACCCTGCCCAACTCCTTCGTGGGCATGGGCCTGCTCATCTTCTGCCTCTGCGCCTTCCTCTTCTTCTCCTTCGGGGTGGGCATGAAGGGGGCCTTCTTCGCGGCCTTCGTGGGCACCCTCGTGGTCATGGTCATCGCGTTCCTCTTCGCGCCCGTGGCCGCCCGCGCCATCGCCACCATCGGCACCAACCCCATCAGCGGCATGACCATGCTCACCCTCATCATCACGGGCCTCGTGATGCTGAAGCTGGGCTTCGGCGGGGGCGTCGGCATGTTCATCACCCTGATGGTGGGCGGCGTCGTGTGCACCGCGCTCTCCGCCAGCGGCGCCTTCGCCACGGACCTGAAGATCGGCCACTGGATCGGCGCGACCCCCGCCAGGCAGATGTGGCTGAAGTTCCTGGGCACCCTCGTGGCCGCCGTCTTCACGGGCCTGGCCATGTGGATCATGAGCCGCCAGGGCTTCGGCACCGCCGCCGTGCCCGCGCCCCAGGCCAGCGCCATGCGCGAGATCCTGGACGGCATCTTCGGCACCACCGCCATGCCCCTGCGCTGGTTCCTGTTCTCCCTGGGCGTGGTGCTGAGCCTGGTGCTGCGCATGGTGGAACTGCCCGCCCTGGGCTTCGCGCTGGGCATGTACCTCCCCATCGAAGTGAACACCCCCCTGCTCCTGGGCGGCGTCATCTCCTGGATCGTGAACCGCAAGGGCGCCGCCGACACCGACGCCACCGTGAAGGCCCGGGAGAACCGCGGCATCCTGGTGGCCAGCGGCCTCATGGCCGGCGGCGGCATCGTCGGGGTGATCGCCAGCGCCTTCAAGATCAAGTGGCCGGAGGGCTTCCCCCTCCTCAGCCAGGCCTCCGTGGAGGGCGCCCTGGGCGAATGGCTGGCCATCGCGGCCATGACGGCCCTCTGCGTCTTCGTGGTGGTCTACAGCCGCGCGGCGAAACCCGCTGCGGAGTGA
- a CDS encoding M1 family metallopeptidase has product MARLDPHSYYDDRQPRTERWHLRFLVDFDRRVLNGEATLVFTASAGGTLDLDTKGLTVFRAWVPALDQDVPFELGAEDPILGRRMRLELPPGAGAVVIAYETSPEAIGLQWLEPAQTEGGRHPFLFSQCQAIHARTLVPCQDSAYARVSYDAEVVVPEALSAVMSAGPAWDGAGEVPGTRVFRFSMPQPIPPYLLALAVGELESRDLSPRARVWAEPTTIEKAAWEFAGVEDMIVRAEGLFGPYDWDRYDMLVLPPSFPYGGMENPRMTFLTPTLLAGDRSLVDVVAHELAHSWTGNLVTNATAEHFWLNEGFTVWAERRILEAIRGPEAAAMGWAIGQKALDESLARFQDHPELTVLRTHLEGVDPDDAFSSIPYEKGARLVALLEAALGRPAMDAFVLAYMKRFRFTSITTEMFCAFAEERHPGLLARVDADAWLHRPGMPANAPVFRSAALEALEALGKAAARPEKAVLEAWSPTELLVYLQNLPRALPHADCAWLDGALGLTGRGNYEILVEWLTVAAGSGYEPVFPRIREVLARVGRMKYLRPLYSALGATPATRALAREIFAQASPGYHGLSRRVVQGVLDKFPA; this is encoded by the coding sequence ATGGCCCGGCTCGATCCCCATTCGTACTACGACGACCGCCAGCCCCGCACGGAGCGGTGGCACCTGCGCTTCCTGGTGGACTTCGACCGCCGGGTGCTGAACGGCGAGGCCACGCTGGTGTTCACGGCCTCCGCGGGCGGGACCCTGGACCTGGACACCAAGGGGCTGACCGTTTTCCGGGCCTGGGTGCCGGCCCTGGATCAGGACGTGCCCTTCGAGCTGGGGGCGGAGGATCCCATCCTGGGCCGCCGGATGCGGCTGGAGCTGCCCCCGGGGGCCGGGGCCGTGGTCATCGCCTACGAGACCAGCCCCGAGGCCATCGGCCTCCAGTGGCTGGAGCCGGCCCAGACCGAGGGCGGGAGGCACCCCTTCCTCTTCAGCCAGTGCCAGGCCATCCACGCCCGCACCCTGGTGCCCTGCCAGGATTCGGCCTACGCCCGGGTCAGCTACGACGCCGAGGTGGTGGTGCCCGAGGCCCTCTCGGCGGTCATGTCCGCCGGGCCCGCCTGGGACGGCGCCGGGGAGGTCCCCGGCACGCGGGTCTTCCGCTTCTCCATGCCCCAGCCCATCCCCCCCTACCTCCTGGCCCTGGCCGTGGGCGAACTGGAGAGCCGCGACCTGAGCCCCCGGGCCCGGGTGTGGGCGGAACCCACCACCATCGAAAAGGCCGCCTGGGAATTCGCCGGCGTGGAGGACATGATCGTGCGCGCCGAGGGGCTCTTCGGGCCCTACGACTGGGACCGCTACGACATGCTCGTGCTGCCCCCCTCCTTCCCCTACGGCGGGATGGAGAACCCCCGCATGACCTTCCTCACCCCCACGCTCCTGGCCGGGGACCGCTCCCTGGTGGACGTGGTGGCCCACGAACTGGCCCACAGCTGGACCGGGAACCTCGTCACCAACGCCACCGCCGAGCACTTCTGGCTCAACGAGGGCTTCACGGTGTGGGCCGAGCGCCGCATCCTGGAGGCCATCCGCGGCCCCGAGGCCGCCGCCATGGGCTGGGCCATCGGCCAGAAGGCCCTGGACGAATCCCTGGCGCGCTTCCAGGACCACCCGGAGCTCACCGTGCTCCGCACCCACCTGGAGGGCGTGGACCCCGACGACGCCTTCTCCAGCATCCCCTACGAGAAGGGGGCGCGCCTGGTGGCGCTGCTGGAGGCCGCCCTGGGCCGGCCCGCCATGGACGCCTTCGTGCTGGCCTACATGAAGCGCTTCCGCTTCACCTCCATCACCACCGAGATGTTCTGCGCCTTCGCCGAGGAGCGGCACCCCGGCCTCCTGGCCCGGGTGGACGCCGACGCCTGGCTCCACCGGCCCGGCATGCCCGCCAACGCCCCCGTGTTCCGTTCCGCCGCCCTGGAGGCCCTGGAAGCCCTGGGCAAGGCCGCGGCGCGCCCGGAGAAGGCCGTGCTGGAGGCCTGGAGCCCCACGGAGCTCCTGGTGTACCTCCAGAACCTCCCCCGCGCCCTCCCCCACGCCGACTGCGCGTGGCTGGACGGGGCCCTGGGCCTGACCGGCCGGGGCAACTACGAGATCCTCGTGGAATGGCTCACCGTCGCGGCGGGCTCGGGCTACGAGCCCGTCTTCCCCCGCATCCGGGAGGTCCTGGCCCGGGTGGGCCGCATGAAGTACCTGCGGCCCCTCTATTCGGCCCTGGGCGCCACCCCCGCCACCCGGGCCCTGGCCCGGGAGATCTTCGCCCAGGCCTCCCCGGGCTACCACGGCCTGTCGCGCCGGGTGGTCCAGGGCGTCCTCGACAAGTTCCCCGCCTGA
- a CDS encoding dipeptidase produces the protein MKSLFRTLTAASVVLVSSLAQPLVACTNILVTKGASKDGSTMITYAADSHTLYGELYFKAGAQHLPTEQRDIVEWDTGKFLGRIQEAPVTYTRVGNMNEFQVVIGETTFGGRDELQVPAGTVDYGSLMYIALERSKTAREAVQIMGELVAKYGYASEGESISVGDPNEAWIFEIIGKGKGQKGAVWVAVKVPDGTISAHANHARISRFPLNDPKTCLYAKDVISFARDKGYFKGEDKDFSFTDVYAPADFGALRFCEARVWSVFNRAAPSLKIPIDIAKGTPGAKPMPLCVTPDHKLSVRDVMELMRDHYEGTDLDMTKDVGAGPYHTPYRWRPMEWKVDGKAYLHERAISTQQTGWSYVSQSRSWLPDAIGGVLWFGVDDTYSTVYVPMYCANKAVPHSFAEGTGTWNEFSWDSAFWTFNFVANYAYSRYDEMIVDIQKVQRELEGGFLAHQPEVEAHAKALYQQSPELAKAYLTDYSCRQGDMVTARWRKLGETLIWKYLDGNVRDAKGEVTHPPYNPDWYRAIVRDKGDAIRIPEAEKKGH, from the coding sequence ATGAAGTCCCTGTTCCGAACCCTGACGGCCGCCTCGGTGGTCCTGGTCTCCAGCCTCGCACAGCCCCTGGTGGCCTGCACCAATATCCTGGTCACCAAGGGGGCCAGCAAGGACGGCTCCACCATGATCACGTACGCCGCGGACAGCCACACGCTCTACGGCGAGCTCTACTTCAAGGCGGGCGCCCAGCATCTGCCCACCGAGCAGCGCGACATCGTGGAGTGGGACACGGGCAAGTTCCTGGGCCGCATCCAGGAGGCCCCGGTCACCTACACCCGCGTGGGCAACATGAACGAGTTCCAGGTGGTGATCGGCGAGACCACCTTCGGCGGCCGCGATGAGCTGCAGGTGCCCGCGGGCACCGTGGACTACGGGAGCCTGATGTACATCGCCCTGGAGCGTTCCAAGACCGCCCGCGAGGCGGTGCAGATCATGGGCGAGCTCGTGGCCAAGTACGGCTACGCCAGCGAAGGCGAGTCCATCTCCGTGGGCGACCCCAACGAGGCCTGGATCTTCGAGATCATCGGCAAGGGCAAGGGCCAGAAGGGCGCCGTGTGGGTGGCCGTGAAGGTCCCGGACGGCACCATTTCCGCCCACGCCAACCACGCCCGCATCAGCCGCTTCCCCCTGAACGACCCCAAGACCTGCCTCTATGCCAAGGACGTCATCTCCTTCGCCCGGGACAAGGGCTACTTCAAGGGCGAGGACAAGGATTTCAGCTTCACCGACGTCTACGCCCCCGCCGATTTCGGCGCCCTGCGCTTCTGCGAGGCCCGGGTGTGGAGCGTGTTCAACCGCGCCGCGCCGTCCCTGAAGATCCCCATCGACATCGCCAAGGGCACCCCCGGCGCCAAGCCCATGCCGCTGTGCGTCACCCCCGACCACAAGCTGAGCGTGCGCGATGTCATGGAGCTCATGCGGGACCACTACGAGGGCACCGATCTGGACATGACCAAGGACGTGGGCGCCGGCCCCTACCACACGCCCTACCGGTGGCGGCCCATGGAGTGGAAGGTGGACGGCAAGGCCTACCTCCACGAGCGCGCCATCTCCACCCAGCAGACCGGCTGGTCCTACGTGAGCCAGTCCCGGTCCTGGCTCCCCGACGCCATCGGCGGGGTGCTGTGGTTCGGCGTGGACGACACCTATTCCACCGTCTACGTGCCCATGTACTGCGCCAACAAGGCCGTGCCCCACAGCTTCGCCGAGGGCACCGGCACCTGGAACGAGTTCAGCTGGGACAGCGCCTTCTGGACCTTCAATTTCGTGGCCAACTACGCCTACAGCCGCTACGACGAGATGATCGTGGACATCCAGAAGGTGCAGCGCGAACTGGAGGGCGGCTTCCTGGCCCACCAGCCCGAGGTGGAGGCCCACGCCAAGGCGCTCTACCAGCAGTCCCCCGAGCTGGCCAAGGCCTACCTCACGGACTACTCCTGCCGCCAGGGCGACATGGTCACCGCCCGCTGGCGCAAGCTGGGGGAGACCCTCATCTGGAAGTACCTGGACGGCAACGTCCGCGACGCCAAGGGCGAAGTGACCCACCCCCCCTACAACCCCGACTGGTACCGCGCCATCGTCCGGGACAAGGGCGACGCCATCCGGATCCCCGAGGCGGAAAAGAAGGGGCACTGA
- a CDS encoding DUF4136 domain-containing protein, protein MRILASSLVVLALSLGCAGPEIRFDYDARANYQAYQAYDWYAAPKAAAGNPILDNRVRRAVEAELAQRGFRRETSADPQFLVTYYPAFAARRRSRGAVSIGLGMGGGPVGLGLGLAAPLGARSSGQVTSIVLEIKDFKTSQLVWKAAAEDVLDGSESPEDADAAVTEAVRKMLKRFPPTSKS, encoded by the coding sequence ATGCGCATCCTCGCCTCCAGCCTCGTGGTCCTGGCCCTGTCCCTGGGGTGCGCGGGCCCCGAGATCCGGTTCGATTACGACGCCCGGGCCAACTACCAGGCGTATCAGGCCTACGACTGGTATGCCGCCCCCAAGGCCGCCGCCGGCAACCCGATCCTGGACAACCGGGTGCGCCGGGCCGTGGAGGCCGAACTGGCCCAGCGCGGCTTCCGGCGGGAAACCTCCGCCGATCCGCAGTTCCTGGTCACCTACTACCCCGCCTTCGCCGCCCGCCGCCGCTCCCGGGGCGCCGTGAGCATCGGCCTGGGCATGGGCGGGGGACCCGTGGGCCTGGGCCTGGGCCTCGCGGCGCCCCTCGGGGCACGCTCCTCCGGCCAGGTCACGTCCATCGTCCTGGAAATCAAGGACTTCAAGACAAGCCAGCTGGTCTGGAAGGCGGCCGCCGAGGATGTGCTGGACGGCTCGGAAAGCCCCGAGGACGCGGACGCCGCCGTGACGGAGGCCGTGCGGAAGATGCTGAAGCGCTTCCCGCCTACTTCAAAGTCCTGA
- a CDS encoding M28 family peptidase — protein sequence MRLPLYLSLALALGAQVPPTAKDMAGHVESARLRRTVERLAAFGTRHSLSKASTEARGIVAARNWLIGETRDLAMLPGSRLIPFEDRFIQEPGPRVPKATEMVNVGVLLPALDPSRVKDALVVCAHYDSRASDVMDAESDAPGAVDNASGVALAFEMAHVMCADRTAVNVYFVATAGEEQGLLGAAHLARRLKAEGVNVIAMLAADTVGNTSGPGGAKAGGTVRIFSEGVPAAETEAQKRAREALGGENDSPSREFARYLKRFGERFADQLEMKVMLRRDRVGRGGDHLAFNREGFPAARVTETQENFDRQHQIPRVEGGRTYGDSPAFFDPGYCAKITREMVGAFHGLALAPEAPRNVTLSGAATPDARLSWTPITDPRVASMVVYRRSADAVAWQEDKAVPVGDHADLPGVGTDNFFFAVATRDRDGNESMAVAPTRVP from the coding sequence ATGCGCCTTCCCCTCTATCTCTCCCTGGCCCTGGCCCTGGGGGCCCAGGTTCCGCCAACGGCCAAGGACATGGCCGGCCACGTGGAATCCGCGCGGCTGCGCAGGACCGTGGAACGCCTCGCGGCCTTCGGCACCCGCCACTCCCTCTCCAAGGCCTCCACCGAGGCCCGGGGCATCGTGGCGGCCCGGAACTGGCTCATCGGCGAGACCCGGGACCTGGCCATGCTGCCGGGTTCCCGCCTCATCCCCTTCGAGGACCGGTTCATCCAGGAGCCGGGCCCCCGGGTCCCCAAGGCCACGGAGATGGTCAACGTCGGGGTGCTGCTCCCGGCCTTGGACCCCTCCCGGGTGAAGGACGCCCTGGTGGTGTGCGCCCACTACGACAGCCGCGCCTCCGACGTCATGGACGCCGAGAGCGACGCCCCCGGGGCCGTGGACAACGCCAGCGGCGTGGCCCTGGCCTTCGAGATGGCCCACGTCATGTGCGCGGACCGCACCGCCGTCAACGTCTACTTCGTGGCCACCGCCGGCGAGGAGCAGGGCCTCCTGGGCGCGGCCCACCTGGCCCGGCGCCTCAAGGCCGAGGGGGTCAACGTCATCGCGATGCTGGCCGCGGACACCGTGGGCAACACCTCGGGCCCCGGCGGCGCCAAGGCCGGGGGCACCGTCCGCATCTTCTCCGAGGGCGTGCCCGCGGCGGAGACCGAGGCCCAGAAGCGGGCCCGGGAGGCCCTGGGCGGCGAGAACGATTCCCCCAGCCGGGAGTTCGCGCGGTACCTCAAGCGGTTCGGGGAGCGCTTCGCGGACCAGCTGGAAATGAAGGTGATGCTCCGCCGGGACCGCGTGGGGCGGGGCGGCGACCACCTCGCCTTCAACCGGGAGGGCTTCCCCGCGGCCCGGGTGACGGAGACCCAGGAGAACTTCGACCGCCAGCACCAGATCCCCCGCGTCGAGGGCGGGCGCACCTACGGGGATTCCCCCGCCTTCTTCGACCCCGGCTACTGCGCCAAGATCACCCGCGAGATGGTGGGCGCCTTCCACGGCCTGGCCCTGGCCCCGGAGGCGCCGCGCAACGTCACCCTCTCCGGCGCCGCCACCCCCGATGCCCGGCTGAGCTGGACCCCCATCACCGACCCCCGGGTCGCCTCCATGGTGGTGTACCGCCGGAGCGCGGACGCCGTGGCCTGGCAGGAGGACAAGGCCGTGCCCGTGGGGGATCACGCGGACCTGCCCGGGGTGGGCACGGACAATTTCTTTTTCGCGGTGGCCACCCGGGACCGGGACGGCAACGAATCCATGGCCGTGGCCCCCACCCGGGTGCCCTGA